A part of Lutra lutra chromosome 2, mLutLut1.2, whole genome shotgun sequence genomic DNA contains:
- the LOC125091769 gene encoding RNA polymerase II elongation factor ELL2-like — MTYPEPMETEPLMSDKKSEYTFTEREAKDQEYDIDMMGRQETDRERQGEGAKPDSKQEVKEVCTAPGKTSAASGLPGSLANYVPIVSSKQHQQYEQEFRVEYDEYQGLYAKMLTLSRVFINLDSKRKHLSPDSKKYQDINKKISLEYQKMKQINPNYYAEKHRCQYLYNKLAHIKRLINDYDQQHIKS; from the exons atgACATACCCAGAGCCTATGGAGACAGAACCCTTGATGTCTGATAAGAAGTCTGAATATACATTCACTGAACGTGAAGCAAAGGACCAAGAGTACGACATTGACATGATGGGGAGACAGGAGACAGATAGGGAAAGACAAGGTGAAGGTGCAAAGCCAGACTCCAAACAAGAAGTTAAAGAGGTGTGCACTGCTCCCGGGAAGACTAGTGCAGCATCTGGGCTCCCAGGTTCTCTGGCTAACTACGTCCCAATAGTTTCCTCCAAGCAGCATCAGCAGTATGAGCAGGAGTTTAGAGTAGAATATGATGAATATCAGGGCTTGTATGCCAAGATGCTGACTTTATCTAGAGTATTTATTAACCTAGATTCAAAGAGGAAGCACCTTTCTCCAGACTCAAAAAAATATCAagatatta ataagaaaatctctcTAGAATATCAGAAGATGAAGCAGATTAATCCCAATTATTATGCAGAAAAACATAGATGCCAGTATCTTTATAACAAGCTGGCTCacattaaaagattaataaatgatTATGACCAGCAGCATATAAAATCATAG